A genomic segment from Verrucomicrobiota bacterium encodes:
- a CDS encoding alcohol dehydrogenase, producing MRTAARSAFALQYWCPCVFALGISVLGAEWTQYRGPYFDGSTRDSVRVDWNKTPPKTVWKVPLDPALSSLSASAGKVFTMVRRRVGSEDREFLIALDGKTGRELWSTNLDLADYPDGGVGNDDGPRSTPTVEGDRVYVFSTYLRLHCLNRDTGALLWSRDFVAEFNAPVAHWQNASSPLLVGDLLLVNGNAPGGRLFGIRKTDGTTAWRNHDDAMTQATPVFATIAGRPQVVFFTQSGLVSVVPETGAQLWRHPFNFSTSTAASPVIAGDRVYCSAAYGVGAATVRIQDNGSSQSASQVWRTRGANQNHWATSIEHEGYLYGIFGQSIVSLRCIDMANGQQVWAQSGIGRGGIIKMGDRILGLTESGDLIQVAFNSGRYEELARFGAVRGKCWNIPIVSDGRIYARSTTEAVCLDIAASAPATPLQLLAGLRPDGGIEIVATSSEGPIESSRAGRVNLLFSDSLESPAWNRVPMAPIAQDGKLLWREPTPLAPSRRYYRTSETP from the coding sequence ATGAGAACTGCTGCCCGATCGGCTTTCGCCTTACAATACTGGTGTCCCTGCGTTTTCGCCTTGGGCATCTCCGTTCTCGGCGCCGAGTGGACCCAATATCGGGGCCCCTATTTCGACGGTTCCACGCGTGACTCCGTGCGGGTCGATTGGAATAAGACTCCCCCGAAAACCGTTTGGAAAGTCCCCCTCGACCCCGCCCTTTCCTCGCTCAGTGCGTCCGCCGGCAAGGTCTTCACCATGGTCCGGCGGCGGGTGGGCTCGGAGGATCGTGAATTCCTCATCGCACTCGACGGCAAGACAGGCCGGGAACTCTGGTCCACCAACCTCGACCTCGCGGATTATCCGGACGGCGGGGTCGGCAACGACGACGGACCGCGCTCCACACCCACAGTTGAGGGAGATCGCGTCTATGTCTTCTCCACGTATCTGCGGTTGCATTGTTTGAACCGCGACACCGGGGCATTGCTGTGGAGCCGCGATTTCGTGGCCGAATTCAATGCTCCTGTGGCGCATTGGCAAAACGCTTCCTCGCCGCTCCTGGTCGGTGACTTGCTCCTGGTCAACGGCAATGCTCCGGGCGGACGACTTTTCGGCATCCGCAAAACCGATGGCACCACCGCATGGCGAAACCATGACGATGCGATGACCCAGGCCACCCCGGTCTTCGCCACGATTGCCGGACGTCCGCAGGTCGTATTCTTCACCCAGTCCGGGCTCGTTTCTGTCGTCCCCGAAACGGGGGCGCAACTTTGGCGGCATCCCTTCAACTTCAGCACGTCCACGGCAGCCTCTCCCGTCATCGCCGGCGATCGGGTCTATTGCTCCGCCGCCTATGGTGTGGGCGCCGCGACGGTGCGGATTCAGGACAACGGTTCCAGCCAGTCGGCGAGCCAAGTCTGGCGCACCCGGGGCGCCAATCAGAATCACTGGGCCACTTCCATCGAACACGAAGGTTACCTCTATGGCATCTTTGGCCAGTCCATCGTCTCCTTGCGCTGCATCGACATGGCCAACGGACAGCAAGTTTGGGCTCAGTCCGGCATCGGTCGCGGCGGCATCATCAAGATGGGAGACCGCATTCTGGGACTGACCGAAAGCGGGGATTTGATCCAGGTCGCCTTCAATTCCGGGCGCTACGAGGAACTCGCCCGCTTTGGCGCCGTGCGGGGCAAATGTTGGAACATTCCCATCGTGAGTGACGGACGCATTTACGCCCGCAGCACGACCGAAGCGGTTTGCCTCGATATTGCCGCCTCCGCGCCGGCCACACCCCTGCAACTTCTCGCGGGCCTGCGCCCGGATGGTGGCATTGAAATTGTCGCGACCTCCAGCGAGGGCCCGATCGAATCCTCCCGGGCTGGACGTGTAAACCTCCTTTTTTCGGACTCCCTCGAGTCACCCGCCTGGAACCGCGTTCCGATGGCCCCGATCGCCCAGGACGGGAAACTCCTCTGGCGCGAACCCACCCCTTTGGCTCCCTCCCGCCGATACTACAGGACTTCCGAAACGCCCTGA
- a CDS encoding type II secretion system protein translates to MNGFPDSHAGKGRNSHGRSASLGRSSDGFTLIELLVVIAVIAILASLLLPSLAHAKERARRTSCLSNVRQFLLAAQMYAGDNDQKLPQAGTDNRNPKDTHTPILSTPMKETLLRYASPVKVLDCPSLARSFEQQDGWRLHTDYGIAIGYHYMGGHDNTPWSPLNNITNTWISPQKSSDDPTLPLVADLNVYCPSFQRILAPHTARGAVVKAEQYFEDHPVAYDQTVVEIGARGGNVGLLDGSARWKDIREMKHYRASQIWGADGAFGMW, encoded by the coding sequence ATGAATGGCTTCCCAGATTCCCACGCCGGGAAAGGGCGGAACTCGCATGGCCGCAGCGCCTCCCTCGGACGATCCTCGGATGGGTTCACCCTAATCGAATTATTAGTGGTGATCGCCGTCATCGCCATCCTGGCCTCGCTGCTGCTGCCATCGCTCGCCCACGCGAAAGAGCGGGCTCGCCGCACCTCCTGCCTGAGTAACGTCCGCCAGTTCCTCCTGGCCGCGCAGATGTACGCGGGCGACAACGATCAAAAGCTGCCCCAGGCCGGCACGGATAACCGCAATCCCAAGGACACTCACACGCCCATCCTTTCCACCCCGATGAAGGAGACGCTGCTGCGCTACGCGTCCCCCGTCAAAGTGTTGGATTGTCCGAGCCTGGCCCGCTCGTTCGAGCAGCAGGACGGATGGAGGCTGCACACGGATTACGGGATCGCCATCGGTTACCACTACATGGGCGGACACGACAACACTCCGTGGAGCCCGCTCAACAACATCACGAACACCTGGATTTCGCCCCAGAAGTCCAGTGACGATCCCACGCTGCCCCTCGTCGCCGATCTGAACGTTTATTGCCCCAGCTTCCAGCGGATTCTCGCGCCTCATACCGCCCGCGGGGCCGTGGTCAAAGCGGAACAATATTTCGAGGATCATCCGGTTGCCTATGACCAAACGGTTGTTGAAATCGGAGCCCGAGGAGGGAATGTGGGGTTGCTCGATGGATCGGCGCGCTGGAAAGACATCCGCGAAATGAAGCACTATCGAGCCTCGCAGATTTGGGGAGCTGACGGCGCGTTCGGCATGTGGTAG
- a CDS encoding chromosome segregation protein ScpA: protein MAEYKVQFDIFEGPLDLLLYLVKKEEVDIYQVNLTKIATQFIEYIDLMRQLDLEIAGEFLVMASTLMYIKSRELLPVDQQAAPPEEEEGEDPRWELIRQLVEYKKFKDAAAGLQTKEHLQESLYSRLPSQSEFEAETPKSPVQISIFELVRAVSSILKRFDSRDSTSEIMADPWTVSEKIESLRSMLETRPRFRFAELFDQTTSRGEVIVTFLALLELIRLKHVGVAQPEAFSEIEIVRSDSQTPETLSVPETPTAAPQRMPSIPPIAPTT from the coding sequence ATGGCCGAATACAAAGTCCAGTTTGATATTTTTGAGGGCCCCCTGGACCTCCTGCTTTACCTCGTGAAGAAGGAGGAAGTCGATATTTACCAGGTCAATCTGACCAAAATCGCCACTCAATTTATCGAATACATCGACCTGATGCGCCAGCTTGACCTCGAGATCGCGGGCGAGTTTCTGGTCATGGCCTCCACGCTCATGTACATCAAGAGCCGGGAATTGCTTCCCGTGGACCAGCAAGCCGCGCCTCCCGAAGAGGAGGAGGGCGAAGACCCCCGCTGGGAGCTCATTCGGCAACTGGTCGAATACAAGAAATTCAAGGATGCCGCGGCGGGCCTCCAAACCAAGGAACACCTTCAGGAATCCCTTTACAGCCGCCTGCCGTCCCAATCGGAGTTCGAAGCCGAAACTCCCAAATCCCCTGTTCAAATTTCCATTTTTGAGCTGGTTCGTGCGGTCAGCAGCATTCTCAAGCGATTCGACTCCAGAGACTCCACCAGCGAGATCATGGCGGATCCCTGGACCGTCAGTGAAAAAATCGAATCGCTTCGATCCATGTTGGAAACACGACCCCGCTTTCGTTTCGCGGAATTGTTCGACCAAACCACCTCGCGAGGGGAAGTCATCGTCACGTTTCTGGCGTTGCTCGAACTCATCCGCCTCAAACACGTCGGGGTCGCCCAACCCGAGGCCTTCAGCGAAATCGAAATCGTCCGCTCCGACTCGCAAACCCCGGAAACGCTCTCCGTTCCTGAAACGCCCACGGCGGCGCCTCAGAGGATGCCGTCCATTCCTCCCATCGCTCCGACAACCTAA
- the scpB gene encoding SMC-Scp complex subunit ScpB yields MDLKFILESLLFASPKPLSVSELREVLAKAAEGTEDPLVLSFRKAKAGAVEAALEELARDHETAARSYRLVCVAGSWQFVSLPDFSPWLRAFVGVKNRPPRLSQAALETLAIIAYRQPATRAEIEQIRGVAVDGVMQTLLERELIAAAGRAEVVGRPVQYITTQAFLEYFGLPNLNALPAAEELRRIPVERPESLATAEPSATPPEQLSLDEAERAPQPAPSVPESPSAPAS; encoded by the coding sequence ATGGATTTGAAGTTCATTCTCGAATCGTTGTTGTTCGCCTCACCCAAACCGCTCTCGGTTTCTGAATTGCGAGAGGTCCTGGCCAAGGCCGCGGAGGGCACTGAGGATCCCCTGGTGTTGAGCTTTCGGAAAGCCAAAGCGGGCGCGGTGGAAGCCGCACTGGAAGAGCTGGCCCGTGATCACGAAACCGCCGCGCGCAGTTATCGTCTCGTCTGCGTCGCAGGCTCATGGCAGTTCGTTTCGCTGCCTGATTTCTCTCCGTGGTTGCGAGCGTTCGTCGGGGTGAAGAACCGTCCACCCCGACTCTCGCAGGCTGCTCTGGAAACCCTGGCCATCATCGCCTATCGCCAGCCCGCGACACGAGCCGAGATTGAACAGATCCGTGGCGTCGCCGTCGATGGCGTCATGCAAACGTTGCTCGAACGGGAGCTGATCGCCGCGGCCGGACGCGCCGAAGTCGTCGGACGCCCCGTGCAATACATCACCACCCAGGCGTTCCTCGAATACTTCGGCCTGCCAAACCTCAACGCCCTCCCCGCCGCCGAGGAGCTTCGCAGGATCCCCGTGGAACGTCCCGAATCGCTCGCCACCGCGGAACCCTCCGCCACGCCGCCCGAACAACTTTCTCTCGACGAGGCGGAACGAGCGCCTCAACCCGCGCCCTCCGTCCCTGAATCACCTTCAGCACCCGCCTCATGA
- the pheA gene encoding prephenate dehydratase, giving the protein MAAADGKGSLAEHRQAIDELDARIVELLNARTRHVLEIGEIKRQAGQEIYAPHREQAVLEKVCRLNPGPIPNESLRAIYREIMSSALSLEKSMVIAYLGPEATFTHQAAIQRFGSSLRYAPQRTIADVFSEVDRARADYGVVPVENSTEGVVTHTLDMFIDSDLKIVAQIVLPISHCLAGRHPRSAIRKLFVHPQTLAQCRGWLQRVFPQAELVETSSNARSAELAADTAESGALCGEFAARQYQLAVIEQDIQDRANNATRFLVLGRQCSPATGKDRTSVMISLSDQVGALHKALAPFRRHRINMTKIESRPSKRRAWEYYFFIDCDGHLSDRKVARALEQLGEHCSFVKVLGSYPCAEDS; this is encoded by the coding sequence ATGGCTGCCGCCGACGGAAAGGGATCCCTGGCCGAACATCGCCAGGCCATCGACGAACTTGACGCTCGCATCGTCGAACTCCTCAATGCCCGCACCCGCCACGTGCTGGAGATTGGCGAGATCAAACGGCAAGCCGGGCAGGAAATCTACGCCCCCCACCGCGAGCAAGCCGTCCTGGAGAAGGTCTGCCGGCTCAACCCGGGCCCCATCCCCAACGAATCCCTCCGCGCCATTTACCGTGAGATCATGTCGAGCGCCCTCTCGCTGGAAAAATCCATGGTGATCGCCTATCTCGGGCCGGAAGCCACGTTCACTCATCAAGCCGCCATTCAACGCTTCGGATCCAGCCTCCGCTACGCCCCCCAGCGCACCATCGCGGACGTGTTTTCCGAAGTGGACCGCGCCCGCGCCGATTACGGCGTGGTGCCGGTGGAAAACTCCACCGAAGGGGTCGTCACCCATACTTTGGACATGTTTATCGACAGCGATCTGAAAATCGTCGCGCAGATCGTTCTCCCTATTTCGCATTGCCTCGCGGGACGCCATCCCCGGTCCGCCATTCGCAAGTTGTTCGTCCATCCGCAAACGCTCGCCCAATGCCGCGGATGGCTCCAACGCGTTTTTCCCCAGGCCGAACTGGTCGAGACCTCTTCCAACGCTCGCTCCGCCGAACTGGCCGCCGACACCGCCGAAAGCGGCGCTCTGTGCGGCGAATTTGCCGCGCGACAGTACCAATTGGCCGTAATCGAACAGGACATTCAGGATCGCGCCAACAATGCCACCCGGTTCCTGGTCCTCGGACGACAATGCAGTCCAGCCACCGGCAAAGATCGAACCAGTGTGATGATCAGCCTGTCCGACCAGGTGGGAGCTCTCCACAAGGCCCTGGCTCCGTTCCGCCGGCACCGGATCAACATGACGAAAATCGAGTCGCGCCCGAGCAAGCGCAGGGCTTGGGAATATTACTTCTTCATCGACTGCGACGGTCACCTCAGCGACCGCAAAGTGGCGCGGGCCCTCGAACAACTTGGCGAGCATTGCAGCTTCGTCAAAGTTCTCGGGAGCTATCCTTGCGCCGAGGATTCCTAA
- the lepB gene encoding signal peptidase I codes for MNSPSSNPSTYSHWASRFLIGRNPKWTMVRVLFVMITSYILFGHILLPIRVTGISMEPNYLNGRVNFINKLAYRSIPPQRGDVVGIRTQSAKAIYMKRVVALPGEKVALRAGIVYINGQPLEEPYTKPNPSWNGVELRLKDQEYLVIGDNRTMRMDQHDFGTTDITQFVGRVLF; via the coding sequence ATGAATTCACCGTCCTCCAACCCCTCCACTTACTCCCACTGGGCCTCGCGATTCCTCATCGGTCGCAATCCGAAATGGACGATGGTTCGAGTGCTTTTCGTCATGATCACCAGTTACATTCTTTTTGGTCACATCCTTTTGCCGATCCGCGTTACCGGCATCAGTATGGAGCCGAACTACCTTAACGGCAGAGTCAACTTCATCAACAAACTGGCCTATCGGTCCATCCCCCCACAAAGGGGGGATGTCGTCGGCATCCGGACCCAAAGTGCTAAAGCCATTTACATGAAAAGAGTCGTCGCGCTGCCGGGTGAGAAGGTCGCCCTTCGAGCCGGCATCGTTTACATCAATGGACAACCCCTCGAAGAACCCTACACCAAGCCCAATCCCTCCTGGAATGGAGTCGAATTAAGACTCAAGGACCAAGAGTATCTGGTCATCGGAGATAATCGCACCATGCGAATGGATCAGCATGACTTTGGCACCACCGATATCACACAATTCGTCGGGAGGGTTCTGTTCTGA
- a CDS encoding transporter, whose translation MNRSTFLLPTLAFSAALHPVSLAEDTSKKSSPDKTAYTLFNPTPDDQLREMSTDRPDQTESAFTVDAGRFQVEMDLFTFSRDHDDEAGADTVAEDWSAVTLNLKAGLLHNLDVQLMLAPYSHSRTHDRTTGDRTKADGFGDLTTRLKYNVWGNDDESTTALALMPFVKIPTAKRALGNNAVEGGLIVPLSVSLPWGWSMGLMTEFDILRDAADSDYHVDFINSITFSHDIAGKLGGYVEFFTVTSTENGVPWQGQFDVGLTYGLTDDVQLDAGINIGVTDSAPDWQPFVGLSFRF comes from the coding sequence GTGAATCGATCAACCTTCCTCCTTCCCACCTTGGCGTTCAGTGCCGCGCTGCATCCGGTGTCCCTCGCGGAAGACACTTCAAAAAAGTCGTCACCCGACAAAACAGCCTACACCCTGTTCAATCCGACCCCGGACGATCAATTGCGGGAAATGAGCACAGACCGGCCCGATCAGACGGAAAGCGCATTCACGGTGGATGCCGGAAGGTTCCAGGTGGAAATGGACCTGTTCACATTCAGCCGCGATCACGACGATGAAGCGGGTGCCGATACCGTCGCCGAGGACTGGTCCGCCGTCACGCTCAACCTCAAGGCCGGACTGCTCCACAATCTCGATGTCCAGCTCATGCTGGCCCCTTACAGCCACTCCCGCACTCATGACCGAACCACGGGCGACCGCACGAAGGCGGACGGTTTTGGCGACCTGACGACGCGGCTAAAATACAACGTGTGGGGAAACGATGACGAATCGACCACGGCCCTGGCCCTCATGCCCTTTGTGAAAATCCCCACCGCCAAACGAGCCTTGGGCAACAACGCGGTCGAAGGCGGCCTGATCGTTCCTCTCTCGGTTTCCTTGCCCTGGGGTTGGTCCATGGGACTCATGACCGAGTTCGACATTCTGCGGGACGCCGCCGACAGCGATTATCACGTGGATTTCATCAACAGCATCACCTTCAGCCACGACATCGCTGGAAAACTTGGCGGTTACGTCGAATTTTTCACGGTGACCAGCACCGAAAACGGGGTGCCGTGGCAGGGGCAGTTCGACGTCGGCCTGACCTATGGCCTGACCGATGATGTTCAACTCGACGCCGGCATCAACATCGGGGTCACCGACTCCGCGCCCGATTGGCAGCCTTTCGTGGGACTTTCCTTCCGCTTCTAG
- a CDS encoding rhomboid family intramembrane serine protease: MSRMVSALQPKSPGPDSTPTALALDASFEAETIAAPSKRVAMDWALVLASQSIEVLVELDSERGSRAFALRVPGFEYSRARAAIQAYERENPRRRWKAAIDSARVPLHPAALLWATVVVMIHWADARTGGTLTGLWSAQSTAVTEGEWWRLLTAVFLHADIGHLAANLSLGLVLLALAMGMHGAFTALALTLAAGTLGNVAGFLIHPRPFVAVGASGMVLAAAGLLAGNALRDQWRGRRGGGRPGIALIAGMALFVLLGLQPGSDQLAHAVGFVGGMIGGLLSPARSTTGARGR, from the coding sequence TTGTCGAGAATGGTAAGCGCGTTGCAGCCAAAATCTCCAGGCCCGGATTCGACGCCCACCGCGCTTGCGCTGGACGCAAGCTTCGAGGCTGAAACCATTGCGGCGCCCTCGAAACGAGTGGCGATGGATTGGGCCTTGGTCCTGGCCAGCCAGTCCATCGAAGTGCTGGTGGAGTTGGATTCGGAAAGGGGATCCAGAGCCTTCGCCTTGCGGGTGCCCGGGTTCGAGTATTCCCGGGCTCGCGCGGCGATCCAAGCGTATGAGCGGGAGAATCCGCGTCGGCGTTGGAAAGCGGCGATCGATTCAGCACGGGTTCCGCTTCATCCGGCGGCGTTGCTGTGGGCCACGGTGGTGGTGATGATCCATTGGGCCGACGCCAGGACGGGCGGAACTTTGACCGGGTTGTGGTCAGCCCAGAGCACCGCTGTGACGGAGGGGGAATGGTGGAGGCTCTTGACGGCGGTTTTCCTGCATGCGGACATCGGGCATTTGGCGGCCAATCTGTCCTTGGGACTGGTGCTTTTGGCGCTGGCGATGGGGATGCACGGAGCCTTCACGGCTCTGGCGCTGACGTTGGCTGCGGGAACGCTCGGCAACGTGGCCGGATTTTTGATTCACCCGCGTCCGTTCGTGGCCGTGGGTGCCTCGGGAATGGTGCTGGCGGCGGCGGGGTTGCTGGCGGGAAACGCCTTGCGTGATCAATGGCGGGGGCGGCGGGGCGGGGGACGCCCAGGAATTGCCCTTATCGCAGGCATGGCGTTGTTTGTGTTGCTGGGGCTGCAGCCGGGAAGCGATCAACTCGCGCACGCGGTGGGATTCGTCGGCGGGATGATCGGAGGGTTGTTGTCGCCAGCGAGGAGCACAACCGGAGCGCGAGGCCGATGA